In one Poecilia reticulata strain Guanapo linkage group LG8, Guppy_female_1.0+MT, whole genome shotgun sequence genomic region, the following are encoded:
- the LOC103468876 gene encoding hemoglobin embryonic subunit alpha-like translates to MTSLTAKDKDTVKAFWRKIXPKAAAIGTDALVRMLSVYPQTKTYFSHWKDMSPGSAPVKKHGATVMAGVADAVAKIDDLAAGLLNLSELHAFKLRVDPANFKVRIQS, encoded by the exons ATGACTAGTCTCACTGCCAAGGACAAGGACACCGTCAAGGCCTTCTGGAGAAAGATTTMTCCCAAGGCAGCAGCCATTGGTACAGATGCTCTTGTCAG GATGCTGTCGGTTTACCCACAGACCAAGACCTACTTCTCCCACTGGAAGGACATGAGCCCCGGSTCTGCTCCAGTGAAGAAGCACGGAGCCACGGTGATGGCTGGAGTWGCTGACGCTGTGGCTAAAATCGACGACCTGGCTGCAGGTCTGCTCAACCTGAGCGAGCTGCACGCCTTCAAGCTCAGAGTGGACCCCGCCAACTTTAAGGTGAGGATTCAGAGCTGA